In Campylobacter vulpis, a genomic segment contains:
- a CDS encoding TFIIB-type zinc ribbon-containing protein has translation MLCPVCNVDLMMSDRSGVEIDYCPKCRGVWLDRGELDKIIERSTPAANTNSSYTRNDYHHHPHHNDGYYKKKKRESWIGELFDF, from the coding sequence ATGCTTTGCCCTGTTTGTAATGTTGATTTAATGATGAGTGATAGAAGTGGCGTAGAAATTGACTATTGCCCTAAATGCCGTGGCGTGTGGCTTGATAGAGGTGAGCTTGATAAAATTATCGAACGCAGCACTCCAGCCGCCAATACAAACTCTTCTTATACAAGAAATGACTACCACCATCACCCTCACCACAACGACGGCTACTATAAAAAGAAAAAGAGAGAAAGTTGGATAGGGGAACTTTTTGACTTTTAA